A single Marinobacter sp. es.042 DNA region contains:
- a CDS encoding NAD-dependent protein deacetylase, producing MSLTTHRSRPFSSSQRLPEPEQPPVLHEPEEAGALLAEFIQRHPRLLILTGAGVSTDSGIPDYRDGDGAWKRKQPVQHKAFMEDVYTRQRYWGRSLIGWPVMRNARPNPSHHYISDLELLNHSSLVVTQNVDRLHQKAGTRAVTDLHGRADEVVCMSCGYRCPRDEVHDRCADLNPGFQKYTAETAPDGDADLDVDFEDFRLADCPKCEGILKPDVVFFGDFVPKDRVYSALDTLKASDGLLVIGSSLMVYSGFRFCRYANEWNKPIATLNLGRTRAEDLVDLKLNARIGETLASVLKQL from the coding sequence ATGTCTTTAACCACGCACCGCAGCCGACCTTTCAGCTCCAGCCAGCGCCTGCCCGAGCCGGAGCAGCCGCCGGTGTTGCATGAGCCGGAGGAGGCCGGGGCGTTGCTGGCGGAGTTTATCCAGCGCCATCCTCGCTTGCTGATCCTGACTGGCGCAGGGGTCAGTACCGATTCGGGCATCCCGGACTACCGGGACGGCGATGGCGCCTGGAAGCGCAAGCAGCCAGTTCAGCACAAGGCGTTCATGGAAGACGTCTACACCCGCCAGCGCTACTGGGGCCGGAGCCTGATTGGCTGGCCGGTCATGCGTAATGCCAGACCCAATCCTTCCCACCATTACATCTCTGACCTGGAACTGCTCAACCACAGCAGTCTGGTGGTTACCCAGAACGTGGACCGCTTGCACCAGAAGGCAGGCACCCGGGCAGTGACGGATCTGCATGGGCGGGCCGATGAGGTGGTGTGCATGAGTTGCGGCTACCGTTGCCCGCGCGACGAGGTGCACGATCGATGCGCCGATTTGAATCCGGGCTTCCAGAAATATACTGCCGAGACAGCGCCGGATGGCGATGCCGATCTGGATGTGGATTTCGAGGATTTCCGGCTGGCGGATTGCCCGAAGTGCGAAGGGATTCTGAAGCCGGATGTGGTGTTCTTCGGAGATTTCGTCCCCAAAGACCGGGTCTACTCCGCCCTGGACACGCTCAAGGCCAGTGATGGCCTCTTGGTAATCGGTTCGTCGTTGATGGTGTATTCCGGGTTCCGTTTCTGCCGGTACGCCAACGAGTGGAACAAGCCCATTGCCACCCTGAACCTGGGGCGGACGCGGGCTGAAGATCTGGTGGATTTGAAACTGAATGCCCGTATCGGGGAGACGCTGGCGTCGGTTCTCAAGCAACTTTGA
- a CDS encoding ABC-F family ATPase, whose product MISTANITMQFGAKPLFENVSAKFGNGNRYGLIGANGCGKSTLMKILGGDLEPSAGQVMLEPNVRLGKLRQDQFAYEDCSVIDTVIMGHEELWQVKKERDRIYSLPEMSEEDGMAVADLEVQFAEMDGYTADARAGELLLGLDIPLEQHNGPMSALAPGWKLRVLLAQALFSDPDVLLLDEPTNHLDINTIRWLENILVARNSTMIIISHDRHFLNSVCTHMADLDYGELRLFPGNYDEYMTAATQARERMLSDNAKKKAQIAELQQFVSRFSANASKAKQATSRARQIDKIQLEEVKPSSRVSPFIRFEQGKKLHRQAVTLKNMTKGFDDKPLFKNLNLQVEAGERIAIIGPNGIGKTTLLQCMSGAYTPDSGEVKWTDSAEVGYFAQDHTADFAEDETLTDWMAQWTKGGEQLVRGTLGRMLFSGDDIGKSVRVISGGEQGRMLFGKLILQRPNVMLMDEPTNHLDMESIEALNLALENYPGTLIFVSHDREFVSSLATRIIELKADGVTDFSGSYDDYLRSQGYF is encoded by the coding sequence TTGATCTCCACCGCCAATATCACCATGCAATTCGGGGCTAAACCCCTGTTTGAAAACGTCTCCGCCAAATTTGGTAACGGCAACCGCTATGGCCTGATCGGGGCCAATGGCTGTGGCAAGTCCACACTGATGAAAATCCTGGGTGGCGATCTCGAGCCCTCCGCCGGCCAGGTCATGCTGGAGCCCAATGTCCGTCTGGGTAAACTGCGCCAGGACCAGTTTGCCTATGAGGATTGCTCGGTTATCGATACCGTGATCATGGGGCATGAGGAGCTCTGGCAGGTCAAGAAAGAGCGGGACCGGATCTATTCCCTGCCCGAGATGAGCGAAGAAGACGGGATGGCCGTCGCGGACCTGGAAGTCCAGTTCGCTGAAATGGACGGCTATACCGCGGATGCCCGCGCCGGCGAGCTGTTGCTTGGCCTGGATATTCCGCTGGAGCAGCACAACGGCCCAATGAGCGCGCTGGCACCGGGCTGGAAGCTGCGGGTGTTGCTGGCCCAGGCGCTGTTCTCCGATCCTGATGTGTTGCTGCTGGACGAGCCCACCAACCACCTGGACATCAACACCATCCGCTGGCTGGAAAACATACTGGTGGCCCGCAACAGCACCATGATTATCATTTCCCACGATCGTCACTTCCTGAACAGCGTGTGCACCCACATGGCGGACCTGGACTATGGCGAACTGCGCCTGTTCCCGGGCAACTATGACGAATACATGACCGCCGCCACCCAGGCCCGCGAGCGTATGCTGTCGGACAACGCCAAGAAAAAGGCGCAGATTGCCGAGCTGCAGCAGTTCGTCAGCCGCTTTTCGGCCAACGCCTCCAAGGCCAAGCAGGCCACCTCCCGTGCCCGCCAGATCGACAAGATCCAGCTGGAAGAGGTGAAGCCCTCAAGTCGGGTGAGCCCGTTTATCCGTTTTGAACAGGGCAAGAAACTTCACCGCCAGGCGGTGACTCTCAAGAACATGACCAAGGGCTTTGATGATAAGCCCCTGTTCAAGAATCTGAACCTGCAGGTCGAAGCCGGCGAGCGAATCGCCATCATCGGTCCCAACGGCATCGGCAAAACCACGCTTCTGCAGTGCATGTCAGGGGCCTATACGCCCGACAGTGGCGAGGTGAAGTGGACCGACAGTGCGGAAGTGGGGTATTTCGCCCAGGACCACACGGCGGACTTTGCCGAGGATGAAACCCTGACCGACTGGATGGCCCAGTGGACCAAGGGCGGCGAACAGCTGGTGCGCGGTACCCTGGGCCGCATGCTGTTCTCGGGTGACGATATCGGGAAATCGGTGCGTGTGATCTCGGGCGGCGAGCAGGGCAGGATGCTGTTCGGCAAGCTGATTCTGCAGAGGCCCAATGTGATGCTGATGGATGAGCCCACGAACCACCTGGATATGGAGTCCATCGAGGCATTGAACCTGGCGCTGGAGAACTATCCGGGTACACTGATTTTCGTCAGCCATGATCGGGAGTTTGTTTCTTCCCTTGCGACTCGAATTATAGAGCTTAAGGCCGACGGGGTGACCGACTTCAGCGGTTCCTACGATGATTATCTTCGGAGCCAGGGGTACTTCTAA
- a CDS encoding sodium-dependent transporter, with the protein MSVTSSDSAAYSGALEGSNAQRGLWSSRLAFILAATGSAVGLGNIWKFPYVTGENGGGAFVLVYLLCIAVVGIPIMMAEVMIGRRGGRSPVKSLSLIAEHDRLKPAWKLVGAIGILAGFLILSFYSVIGGWAISYVGTTASGQLAGQSADAVGAIFSGLLSDPTKLLAWHTLFMAMVMVVVMRGVRSGLERAVSILMPALFVLLLIVVGYAMTTGHFGQAAAFLFQPDFSKLTTSGILVALGHAFFTLSLGMAVMMAYGSYLPKNISIAKTSITVSVIDTGVALLAGLAIFPIVFANGLEPGAGPGLIFQTLPLAFGQMPMGSLFGTLFFVLLIFAAWTSGISLLEPIVEWLEERKGMNRTVSTLGAGFVCWGLGIASILSLNLWSDFAPLGFVPMLEGKTIFDLLDFFTANIMLPLGGLLVALFAGWVMSRQAMERELALSPAMFNLWLITVRFITPVAVAVVFIYNLM; encoded by the coding sequence ATGTCCGTCACTTCTTCAGATTCCGCCGCTTATTCCGGGGCGCTTGAAGGTTCAAACGCCCAACGCGGGCTCTGGTCATCACGTCTGGCCTTTATTCTCGCCGCTACCGGCTCTGCCGTCGGCCTGGGCAATATCTGGAAATTTCCTTATGTCACCGGTGAGAACGGTGGCGGCGCCTTCGTGCTGGTGTATTTGCTGTGCATCGCGGTCGTCGGGATTCCTATCATGATGGCGGAAGTCATGATCGGTCGTCGCGGTGGCAGGAGCCCCGTCAAGAGTCTGAGCCTGATCGCCGAGCATGACCGACTCAAGCCGGCATGGAAGCTGGTTGGTGCCATCGGCATTCTGGCGGGTTTTCTGATTCTGTCGTTCTACTCGGTCATCGGCGGCTGGGCCATTTCCTATGTAGGCACAACCGCCAGCGGCCAGCTTGCCGGGCAGTCTGCCGACGCCGTAGGCGCCATCTTCTCGGGCCTTCTAAGCGATCCCACCAAACTGCTGGCCTGGCATACCCTCTTCATGGCTATGGTGATGGTTGTGGTAATGCGAGGCGTTCGCTCGGGGCTTGAGCGGGCTGTCAGCATTCTCATGCCGGCCCTGTTCGTGCTGCTATTGATCGTGGTCGGCTATGCAATGACAACCGGGCACTTCGGGCAAGCCGCCGCCTTCCTGTTCCAGCCCGATTTCTCCAAGCTCACGACATCCGGAATACTGGTAGCCCTGGGGCACGCGTTCTTCACCCTGAGCCTTGGTATGGCGGTCATGATGGCTTATGGCTCTTACCTGCCCAAGAACATTTCCATTGCCAAGACCTCGATCACCGTATCGGTCATCGACACCGGCGTGGCGCTGCTCGCAGGCCTGGCCATCTTCCCGATTGTGTTCGCGAACGGCCTTGAGCCGGGAGCGGGGCCGGGGCTGATCTTCCAGACCCTGCCGCTGGCCTTCGGCCAGATGCCCATGGGCTCCCTGTTCGGCACCCTGTTCTTTGTACTTCTGATCTTTGCCGCCTGGACGTCGGGGATTTCGCTGTTGGAGCCGATTGTGGAGTGGCTGGAAGAACGTAAAGGCATGAACCGCACCGTCAGCACACTGGGCGCCGGTTTTGTCTGCTGGGGCCTGGGCATTGCCTCGATTCTGTCCCTGAACCTCTGGTCCGACTTCGCACCGCTTGGCTTTGTCCCCATGCTGGAAGGCAAGACCATTTTCGACCTGCTGGACTTCTTCACCGCCAACATCATGCTGCCCCTGGGCGGACTGCTGGTGGCCCTGTTCGCGGGCTGGGTGATGTCACGTCAGGCCATGGAGCGTGAACTGGCACTGTCACCGGCCATGTTTAACCTGTGGCTGATCACCGTGCGTTTCATCACTCCGGTTGCCGTGGCAGTGGTGTTTATCTACAACCTGATGTGA
- a CDS encoding DUF1415 domain-containing protein: MGETEVISATRKWVEDVVVGYNLCPFAKRELVRNRVRFVVSEAETEDELLQALHSELQRLEDEPEIETTLLIHPGVLQDFGPYNEFLDAADGLLAYLEMEGVYQIASFHPDYQFAGTEPDAAENYTNRSPFPMLHLLREASLEAAIDSYPDVDAIPQRNIELMEKLGAEKMQRILKSCLEVPNP; this comes from the coding sequence ATGGGCGAGACTGAAGTCATTAGTGCTACCCGCAAATGGGTTGAAGACGTCGTCGTCGGCTACAACTTGTGCCCGTTCGCAAAACGGGAACTGGTCCGGAACCGGGTTCGGTTTGTGGTGTCGGAAGCCGAAACGGAAGACGAGCTCTTACAGGCCTTGCACTCGGAGCTTCAGCGTCTGGAAGATGAGCCGGAGATTGAAACCACGCTGTTGATCCATCCGGGCGTATTGCAGGATTTCGGGCCCTACAATGAGTTTCTTGATGCGGCAGATGGTTTGTTGGCGTATCTGGAGATGGAAGGGGTTTACCAGATCGCCAGTTTCCACCCGGATTACCAGTTTGCGGGCACCGAGCCCGATGCGGCGGAGAACTACACCAATCGGTCGCCATTTCCCATGCTGCACCTCTTGCGGGAAGCCAGTCTGGAAGCGGCGATTGACAGTTATCCCGATGTGGATGCAATACCCCAAAGAAACATCGAGTTGATGGAGAAACTGGGAGCGGAGAAGATGCAGCGGATTTTAAAGTCGTGTCTTGAGGTGCCTAATCCATAG
- a CDS encoding spermidine synthase, producing the protein MGLLFEQIDSQPSVIGEITLRRRRIPAIGDRDIYEVKLGEEFLMSSMFVDAEVALSDIGLGETEGDDLRVVVGGLGLGYTAVAALRHERVAELLVVEYLKPVIGWHQQELVPLGKDLNADPRNRYVHGSFFDLAIADPAEGGFDPENPGKPFDAILLDIDHSPRALLHDSSASFYTANNLRLMARQLKPRGVFAMWSNEGENDEFMAVLNEVFTDVDCHVVSFFNPFQNRESFNTVYVARKPG; encoded by the coding sequence ATGGGACTGCTTTTCGAGCAAATTGACAGCCAACCGTCGGTCATCGGCGAGATTACTCTGCGCCGGCGCCGGATTCCGGCGATTGGCGACAGGGATATCTACGAGGTGAAGCTGGGCGAGGAATTCCTGATGTCCAGCATGTTCGTGGATGCCGAAGTGGCTCTCTCTGATATCGGGCTGGGCGAAACCGAGGGCGATGATCTCCGGGTGGTTGTTGGTGGCCTGGGCCTGGGTTACACCGCGGTGGCGGCGCTCCGGCACGAGCGTGTTGCCGAACTGCTGGTGGTTGAGTATCTGAAACCCGTGATCGGATGGCATCAGCAGGAGCTGGTGCCTCTTGGTAAAGATCTGAATGCTGATCCCCGGAACCGCTACGTCCATGGCAGTTTCTTCGACCTGGCGATTGCCGATCCGGCAGAGGGTGGTTTCGATCCTGAGAACCCCGGCAAGCCATTCGATGCCATTCTTCTGGATATCGACCATTCCCCCCGGGCGCTGCTGCACGATTCCAGTGCCAGCTTCTACACCGCCAACAACCTGAGGCTGATGGCCCGGCAACTGAAGCCCCGAGGGGTTTTTGCCATGTGGTCGAACGAGGGCGAAAATGACGAGTTTATGGCCGTTCTCAACGAGGTGTTCACCGATGTGGACTGCCATGTCGTATCCTTCTTCAATCCATTTCAGAACAGGGAATCGTTCAACACCGTGTATGTGGCCCGTAAGCCGGGCTGA